The Aneurinibacillus migulanus genome contains the following window.
CATCTGTCTACTTTTTTTCGTGCGGCTACCTAGTGAAGAACCGAGGTTTTCTTCTTCCTTCATAATCAGGTGCTAAAGCACATCATTGCTAAGAAACAAAAGTTGTTCTTATTGACAGCACAGCATTGCAAAACAGTCTATATAATGAATAACAAAGTGGAGAAAATTCACATGCTACGAATGGTATAAGTTATATAAATTTCATCTAGCTACTACGCCTAGTAGGCTAAATAGCCTATAATGGCCAATGTATAGGGTAGCAATTATGTGCTATTCTTATTCAAGAAGTTAACTGATTTTGGGATTGGTCTTATTCTTGGTGATAAAGCTTATGACAGCAAAAAGGTTCGCAAACAATCAACGAAACATAAACTTCTTTTCTCCAATAAATCAGAAAAAGAGGGGAAATGAAAAGATGCATAGGGTCGTGTCTCGTTCTACTTGTCCATCGTTCAAAATTGAACAGCTCTTTTCCTCTTTAAAAAATAAGCTAGGGCTTGAACAGCCGTATTGGTATAGTAAAAATCACCATCATTTTCATTACCAACTGTATTTTCTTATTCATAACATTGAATTTTTATTCTAGTTTTGCAACACCATCATATATAAATAAAATGAGTTGGAATTTTCCAACTCATTTTATTTATGTCCTTATACAACTACTTCTTTCATAATAGATTTCATCTTAAATAAGTTATTATAATTATAGTAAATTATATTATTGCTAATAACGTTGACACAATCTTTCGTATCAAAAATCACTGGCTGCTCCATATTTAATTCTATACTTCTTTCATCTAATGATTTAAATTCATTATGATCTGTTAATACCAAGATACACTCCGCACCTACAATAGCCTCCTCAAACGAAACAAGGGGGAATGTAACTTTTTCTTGTGTTACATGAGGATCGTAAATCCCAAGCTGATAACCCTTTTCTTTTAATAACTCTATAATCTTAATTGCAGGACTTTCACGAACATCATCAATATTCCCTTTATAAGCTAAGCCAAACAGGGCAATTTTAGCCCCCTCATTTATTATCTTACCAATATGATCAACAACAAAATGAGGCATAGAATTATTAATTTGTCTTGCATTAGCAATAAGAGGAGATACTTCTTGTGCCTTCTCTATAATAAAATAAGGATCTACAGCTAAACAATGTCCTCCTACCCCGGGCCCAGGAAGATGTATGTTTACTCGAGGATGTTGATTGGCTAATTTAATCACCTCAAGAGCATTAATACCAAGTTGACTTGAAATTTTCACTAGCTCGTTAGCTAATGCGATATTTACATCACGATATGTGTTTTCCATTAGCTTGGACATCTCAGCAGTGACTGCTTGTGTTTCGATTACTTCACCTGTTACTATCTTACGATAAATTTCTGCAGCTTTATAAGCAGCTAGTGGAGTATAACCTCCGACAATACGAGTATTTTCTACTAACTCAACCAATATACGTCCCGGTAGTACTCTCTCAGGACAATGAGCCAAGTAAATGTCTTCTTTCACATTCCATCCTGTTGCCTCAAAAATTGGAACTATTACATCATCAATAGTTTTAGGAGGAATCGTAGACTCTACGATTACAATATTCCCTTTTTTAACATAAGGAATAATTGATTTTATTGCAGATATAACATATTGCAAGTTAACATTAAGATTATCATAAATCGGAGTCGGTACCGCTATAATAAATACATCTGCTTCCTCAATCTTTAGAGAAGCACGAAGTTTTCCAGCGTCAACGACCTCTTGAACTACTTTATGAAGACCTACTTCTTCAAGATGAACTTTACCTTTATTGATTAAATTAATTACTCTCTCGTTTACATCAACACCCAAGACATTAAACCCGGCTCTTGCAAACACAGCAGCCGTAGGAAGACCAATGTAACCCAAACCAACAACACAAATATTCATAACTTTAAAACTCCTTTCTTCAATTTAATTTAACTAAGTAGCCAATTCATCTCCCGCTTCTAAACGTGAAGGTACGATAGCACCAGTGAAAATGGGAGATAAATTGGCTTTGGACAAGAGCAGACTTCTGCCTGTCCAATTGTCCGACATTTTGTTAAAATGAACTTATAGTGTTCTTCGATAACTGGATATATAGGGTTGCATGGAAAAAATAAAAATGCGAAAACTAAGCGATTCCTTCCATACGTAAAATATCCAAGGTAAAAAAGAACCCCGAATCGTCGGACATCTAGGGTAGGAACTGCCCGAAGTAACGCTCAAAGAGACGAAAGGGTACTTTCGTCGTGGAGTTGAGAAGCTCCCACTTTAAGTGTTAACTAAGTGGTGAGTAGTTCACTAGTTTCTTGTACTCCTTGATCACTATCCAGCCTATTTTTTTAAAAATAGAATAGTTTAGTTTTAAAACATCTTTATAGAATAACCATTAAAGTTTTAAATTACTTTAAACTTACTAGCTTTGATCAAAACTGATTCTTTTCTATTTTTCTAAGTATATTCACATATTCCTGAGCTTGTTTTGCTCTATTGTAATTACAAAAAACCATATCAACAGCTTCTTTTTTTAATTCTTTAACAGGAAGATTTTGAATAACTGGAGTATTGATGGTATTAATAAGTTCATCAACACTATCAAAATAAAGTTCACTAGAAATCTGCTCCAGTACCTTACGAGCTTCTCCCTTGGGTCCTACAAACAGGGGAAGTCCTCCGTTGCCAAGGATTTCAAAAATTTTGGATGGAATAGTTCCTGAAAATCCAGGGTTATTCACAATTTTAACTAAATTAAAATCAACGAGTTTATATAATAATCTAATATATTTTTCTTCTACAGATGGAAAAATGAATACATTATCTAATTTTTTTTCCAATATTAAACCTTTAATTCTTTCTTCTCTTGAACCATTTCCGATAATTAAAAATGAAATCCCTCTTAACTCATCTATTTTATCTATAATTTCTTCAATCCCCTGGGATATACCTAAAGTTCCAAAATAGGCCAAGATTTTACTACCTTTTTGTTTTTCATTCTTAATAACTTCATAGATACTTTTTATATTTTTACTATCAATAGTGTGGTCATGAATTTGATCTGCAAAATTATGTCCATTAGGAATACAAAAAACTTTTGAAGGTTTTATCCCTTCGCTAAATAATATTTTCGAATAGGTATCAGTTACAGTAACTATATAATTTGCTCGTGATGCAAAAAACAACTCAAACTTTTTAACTAGATTAACAATAAGTTTGTTAGAGAAATTGGTTGCCTCCATCTGTTTGTAGGTAATATCCCTAAATTCCAAAATGTGCGGCAATTTTTTTTTCGAAGCAATAACATTTCCGATAATTGCAGAAAATACAGGACCGATTGTTGTAACAATCACATCTATCTCAGCAGGAATATGTTTAAGATTTTTTAATGAATAATACAAAAAACTGAGATAACTTTTTAGCCTACCTAATTTGGTTCTATAAGAATTTAATGAAATTTTATTTCTTAACACCTCTACACCATCAATTATTTCTGTCTGAAATTCACTAACAATATAGTCTTCATAGATTTTCCCCTTAGGGTAATTGGGTATAGTAGTATACACGTATACATTATGCCCTTCTTTCGCCCAATATTTAGTCAATTCTGTAATCCTTTTTGAGGCCGCCCCAATTTCAGGATAATAATACTGAGAAACGACAAGAATATTCATCAATGATTACCTTTCCGCAATTAATATGCTCCTTTATTTGTTAAAACAACCATAAATGTTTTATATAAAATCTTGATATCAAATAGAATTGACTGATTATAAACATAATATAATTCTAATTCTACCCTTTCTGGGTATCCAACATTACTACGACCACTAATTTGCCAATATCCAGTAACACCAGGCTTAACCGACAAAAATTGGTTCTTTTTATTTTTATATTCCTTGAGTTCTTCCTCTACAACTGGTCGGGGCCCAACTAAACTCATTTCACCCTTTAATACATTAATCAACTGAGGCAATTCATCTAAACTTGTTCTTCTCAAGAATTTACCTAATTTGGTAATTCTAGGGTCCTCATAAGGTTCCAATTTGTAGTTGTTAGCTACATATTTTTTATAAAGCAATTTATTTTCCTTAAGTTTCTTTTCTGCATTAATAACCATGGTTCGAAACTTGTAAATATAAAATATTTGCCCATTCCAACCTACCCTACGTTGCTTAAAAAAGACGGGGCCCCTTTCTTTTTCAAATAAATATGAAATACCTATTAAAAAAAAGATTGGAGCTGTTAATATTAACCCTATAATTGATCCTGTAATATCTATTACTCTTTTTATAAAGTATTCTACTTTAGTCATTCTCCTCATCGAAGTAGTTGAATCTGGAATCTCACTTAACCTTGGTTCAATAGTTGAGCCCGAAAATTTACTTGGCCTTATCATAATTAGTATGTTCCCACCATTTCGTCTTTTAATATTTTATTTAAATAAGTGAGTAAATCATTTTTTAACTCTTTTTTTTGCAAAGCAAATTCAATCATCGTGATAATATAACCTAATTTTTCCCCAACATCATAGCGAATTCCCTCAAAATTATAGGCATATACTTGTTGTTCTTCATTTAACTTCTGAATAGCATCAGTTAATTGTATTTCTCCACCAGTACCTATCTCCTGTTTATCAAGATATTTAAAAATCTCTGAAGTAAGGATATAACGTCCCATAATCGCTAAATTTGATGGACAATTTTCCTGAGTAGGTTTTTCAACAACGTTTTTTACTTGATATAATTGCCCATTTTTTTGATTTGGGTCTATGATTCCATATCGATGAGTTTCATTATTTGGCACTGTCTGTACACCGATAACCGAAGAATCCATTTCTTCATAAACCTCTATTAATTGTTTTATACATGGCTTCTCTGCTTTCACAATGTCATCGCCTAGCAGTACAGCAAAAGGTTCATCTCCTATAAATTTACGTGCACACCAAACAGCATGTCCGAGGCCTTTGGGTTCCTTTTGACGAATATAATGAATATCCACCATGGAAGAACGTTGAACTTCTTCAAGTAAATTAAGCTTTTGTTTCTCTATTAGATTTTGCTCCAACTCAAAATGATTATCAAAGTGATCTTCTATCGCTCGTTTTCCTTTACCTGTGACAATAATAATATCTTCAATACCAGATTCTATAGCTTCTTCAATTATGTACTGTATGGTAGGTTTATCTACAATAGGCAGCATTTCCTTTGGCATTGCCTTCGTGGCAGGCAAAAATCTGGTACCTAATCCTGCGGCTGGTATAATTGCCTTTCTAACCTTTTTCATCTACTATCTCTCCTTCTATACTTAAATTTCTGTGCAAATTTTATTTAATATCTTAGAAATAAATAATTAAGTAGAGATTTAATAATCCGGTTCCCTTTATAGCACATTTTTGTTCTATATAGAGAACAAAAATGCATTCTATAGTACTTCTAGAAGGTTGAAAGGTTGATTGTACCGTAATGACCCTTTTATAATACCCTTTCTCCTCGTATTTTCTTCCCATTTGATATAGTGAATTTACATCATATCAATTGATACGCATTTTTTTTCATAATATTCTGCTTCAGTTGTATTAATATATATCTGATTGGTGTGTGTTCCAGGACTAATCTTTTTGATCCGTTCTTGGAATTTTTCTCTCATATGTTGCATCAAATTTAATCAAATAAGGGTTCCATTTATCAGTAAGAGCCGATTTCCATTCTTCTTTAGGCGAAACACAAAGTCAAAAAGTTAGGTATGCCCTGCACCGGGCGCCTGGAAAAATGGAAAATAGGCTACTAGCATATTCTTAGGTACGAGGAAAGGGAACTTGGTCGTTGATCTCCTTCTGTCAACACAAACAAA
Protein-coding sequences here:
- a CDS encoding nucleotide sugar dehydrogenase, giving the protein MNICVVGLGYIGLPTAAVFARAGFNVLGVDVNERVINLINKGKVHLEEVGLHKVVQEVVDAGKLRASLKIEEADVFIIAVPTPIYDNLNVNLQYVISAIKSIIPYVKKGNIVIVESTIPPKTIDDVIVPIFEATGWNVKEDIYLAHCPERVLPGRILVELVENTRIVGGYTPLAAYKAAEIYRKIVTGEVIETQAVTAEMSKLMENTYRDVNIALANELVKISSQLGINALEVIKLANQHPRVNIHLPGPGVGGHCLAVDPYFIIEKAQEVSPLIANARQINNSMPHFVVDHIGKIINEGAKIALFGLAYKGNIDDVRESPAIKIIELLKEKGYQLGIYDPHVTQEKVTFPLVSFEEAIVGAECILVLTDHNEFKSLDERSIELNMEQPVIFDTKDCVNVISNNIIYYNYNNLFKMKSIMKEVVV
- a CDS encoding glycosyltransferase family 4 protein codes for the protein MNILVVSQYYYPEIGAASKRITELTKYWAKEGHNVYVYTTIPNYPKGKIYEDYIVSEFQTEIIDGVEVLRNKISLNSYRTKLGRLKSYLSFLYYSLKNLKHIPAEIDVIVTTIGPVFSAIIGNVIASKKKLPHILEFRDITYKQMEATNFSNKLIVNLVKKFELFFASRANYIVTVTDTYSKILFSEGIKPSKVFCIPNGHNFADQIHDHTIDSKNIKSIYEVIKNEKQKGSKILAYFGTLGISQGIEEIIDKIDELRGISFLIIGNGSREERIKGLILEKKLDNVFIFPSVEEKYIRLLYKLVDFNLVKIVNNPGFSGTIPSKIFEILGNGGLPLFVGPKGEARKVLEQISSELYFDSVDELINTINTPVIQNLPVKELKKEAVDMVFCNYNRAKQAQEYVNILRKIEKNQF
- the galU gene encoding UTP--glucose-1-phosphate uridylyltransferase GalU is translated as MKKVRKAIIPAAGLGTRFLPATKAMPKEMLPIVDKPTIQYIIEEAIESGIEDIIIVTGKGKRAIEDHFDNHFELEQNLIEKQKLNLLEEVQRSSMVDIHYIRQKEPKGLGHAVWCARKFIGDEPFAVLLGDDIVKAEKPCIKQLIEVYEEMDSSVIGVQTVPNNETHRYGIIDPNQKNGQLYQVKNVVEKPTQENCPSNLAIMGRYILTSEIFKYLDKQEIGTGGEIQLTDAIQKLNEEQQVYAYNFEGIRYDVGEKLGYIITMIEFALQKKELKNDLLTYLNKILKDEMVGTY
- a CDS encoding sugar transferase; translated protein: MRRMTKVEYFIKRVIDITGSIIGLILTAPIFFLIGISYLFEKERGPVFFKQRRVGWNGQIFYIYKFRTMVINAEKKLKENKLLYKKYVANNYKLEPYEDPRITKLGKFLRRTSLDELPQLINVLKGEMSLVGPRPVVEEELKEYKNKKNQFLSVKPGVTGYWQISGRSNVGYPERVELELYYVYNQSILFDIKILYKTFMVVLTNKGAY